In Microbacterium maritypicum, the following are encoded in one genomic region:
- a CDS encoding DUF202 domain-containing protein has product MTGQGHIPPGALVSGPFDPGLQPERTELAWRRTALAIAIGSVVSLRVFPLLLPADAAAWGLAPGVVGIGAACTFWVAARRRQLQTTAALHSSSTPAELSTPAELSTPAELSSEAMPGGGMLLALTALAAAFGAVSLAIVAVSLLVR; this is encoded by the coding sequence GTGACCGGTCAGGGGCACATCCCCCCGGGGGCACTCGTCTCGGGTCCGTTCGATCCGGGACTGCAGCCGGAGCGCACGGAACTCGCGTGGCGGCGGACTGCGCTCGCCATCGCGATCGGCTCGGTGGTCTCCCTCAGGGTCTTCCCCCTGCTGCTGCCGGCCGACGCGGCTGCGTGGGGACTCGCGCCGGGAGTTGTCGGCATCGGCGCTGCATGCACGTTCTGGGTGGCCGCCCGGCGCCGACAGCTGCAGACGACCGCCGCCCTGCACTCCTCCTCCACACCGGCGGAGCTCTCCACACCGGCGGAGCTCTCCACACCGGCGGAGCTCTCTTCCGAGGCGATGCCCGGAGGCGGGATGCTTCTCGCCTTGACGGCGCTCGCCGCCGCCTTCGGCGCCGTCTCCCTCGCCATCGTCGCGGTGTCTCTCCTCGTTCGCTGA